The following coding sequences are from one Oscillospiraceae bacterium window:
- a CDS encoding ABC-2 family transporter protein produces the protein MIKKLKRYFEMMLVYSKYNIQSSLEYPAYLIGWVFSNALQFAFGVITLNVITSNFQPLGGWTFNQVVFMYGLGIISHGLSVVLFVQMWYMDYSVTEGEFDRLLTRPLSTFFQYSFSNINFIGFTDMIPGIIIFIYGCISIGFSCSFINIIRLILVIVGATLLRGGIYTIIGSLSFWVKRTNKLIDVSLQIFDYSNKYPISIYPVILQSVLTFLIPVGFICFYPASEFLNIETTFHIPGSLCLWTLFIGIMTYIISIVIYHCGIKSYESSGS, from the coding sequence ATGATTAAAAAATTAAAGCGGTATTTTGAAATGATGCTGGTTTATTCAAAATATAATATTCAATCCAGCCTGGAGTATCCCGCTTATCTGATCGGATGGGTGTTTTCCAATGCGCTGCAGTTTGCCTTTGGCGTCATCACTCTTAATGTTATCACATCAAATTTTCAGCCTCTTGGCGGCTGGACCTTCAATCAGGTTGTCTTTATGTATGGCCTTGGCATCATAAGCCATGGCCTGTCGGTAGTGCTGTTTGTCCAAATGTGGTATATGGATTATTCAGTTACCGAAGGTGAATTTGACCGATTGCTTACGCGTCCACTGAGCACTTTCTTTCAATACAGCTTCAGCAATATTAATTTTATCGGCTTTACGGATATGATACCCGGAATTATTATTTTCATATACGGCTGTATTTCGATCGGTTTTTCCTGCTCTTTTATTAATATCATCAGGCTCATTCTTGTTATTGTAGGAGCGACTCTTTTAAGGGGAGGAATCTATACAATAATAGGCTCTTTGTCATTCTGGGTAAAAAGAACAAACAAGTTGATTGATGTTTCGCTGCAAATATTCGATTATTCCAACAAATATCCTATAAGCATTTATCCCGTTATATTGCAATCGGTTCTGACCTTTTTGATTCCGGTCGGGTTTATCTGTTTTTATCCGGCCAGCGAATTTTTAAATATAGAAACAACCTTTCACATTCCCGGAAGCCTGTGTTTATGGACGCTTTTCATTGGTATCATGACTTACATAATTAGTATCGTTATTTACCATTGCGGAATCAAAAGCTATGAGAGTTCAGGATCATAA
- a CDS encoding ABC-2 family transporter protein: MYHPYLYMIKIKILLALNYRYEVLFSLISKLLLLCASVFFWKAAYHNLNTVSAVNENQMIVYSVFSIILSSLFSMSVEGNIRSRVRKGNIAVDYIKPIEIFKMYFCEDLGNSVTAFLQTVIPVLAVSALFIVKPLPASPLNFLLFLISACFSYGILWLMSAMFGLLYFWFIDIGPLGSIKDYIILILSGSFIPVWLYPQQIQSVLKFLPFIYTYQHPLSIYIGKISLTQALYGMLIQVIWIFAFLLLFSFLKNKVEKNILVQGG; this comes from the coding sequence ATGTATCATCCTTATTTATATATGATCAAGATCAAAATATTGCTTGCCTTGAATTACAGATACGAGGTATTATTCAGCCTTATTTCAAAATTGCTGCTTTTATGCGCGTCTGTGTTTTTTTGGAAGGCCGCCTATCATAATTTAAATACCGTTTCCGCTGTAAACGAAAATCAGATGATCGTTTACTCGGTGTTTTCCATTATCTTATCTTCTTTGTTCAGTATGTCAGTGGAAGGAAATATCAGAAGCCGTGTGCGAAAGGGCAACATAGCCGTCGACTATATAAAGCCGATTGAAATATTTAAAATGTATTTCTGTGAAGACCTGGGAAATTCGGTTACCGCTTTTCTTCAGACAGTTATCCCGGTTTTGGCTGTGTCGGCTCTGTTTATAGTAAAACCATTGCCCGCCTCGCCGCTTAACTTCCTGTTGTTTTTAATCAGCGCGTGCTTCAGCTATGGTATTCTGTGGCTTATGTCCGCAATGTTCGGACTGCTGTATTTTTGGTTTATCGATATCGGTCCTTTAGGATCGATAAAAGATTATATTATTCTGATTTTATCCGGCTCGTTTATTCCGGTATGGTTATATCCTCAGCAAATTCAGTCTGTATTAAAATTTCTGCCTTTTATTTATACCTATCAGCATCCATTGAGTATTTACATAGGGAAAATTTCATTGACGCAGGCTTTGTACGGCATGCTGATCCAGGTAATTTGGATTTTCGCTTTTCTGCTATTGTTTTCATTTCTGAAAAACAAGGTGGAGAAGAACATATTGGTGCAGGGGGGATGA
- a CDS encoding head-tail connector protein, giving the protein MKMLLAVIIDFVVMGDDFNHNDDGYILYKTTLSTQGLLRNSSICSDNELLQLYITAAVRYAESYQHLAENYYTEHQMPPTTEQAVIMLSSHVYESRDGSTGSFFADNVQAGQQVWNTVDMLLRMGREYLF; this is encoded by the coding sequence ATGAAAATGCTGCTTGCAGTAATTATCGATTTTGTCGTCATGGGTGACGATTTTAACCATAATGATGATGGCTATATCCTTTATAAAACAACTCTTTCTACGCAAGGATTGCTTCGTAATTCTTCTATTTGTTCAGACAATGAACTCCTTCAGCTGTACATCACCGCCGCTGTCAGATACGCCGAGAGCTATCAGCATCTCGCAGAAAACTACTACACCGAACATCAGATGCCGCCAACAACAGAACAAGCCGTCATCATGCTGTCTTCCCACGTCTATGAATCCAGGGACGGCAGCACGGGTAGCTTTTTTGCCGACAACGTGCAGGCTGGACAGCAGGTATGGAATACGGTCGATATGTTGTTAAGGATGGGGAGAGAGTATCTGTTTTAA